From Salarias fasciatus chromosome 5, fSalaFa1.1, whole genome shotgun sequence, a single genomic window includes:
- the c5h1orf50 gene encoding uncharacterized protein C1orf50 homolog yields the protein MDRTVSLPSQPDRTATVTLVESSSTPSGLELVSSYQTTRVGDPMDLVALAAQVQKGDEFIKANACNKLTVIADQIRYLQEQARKALEEAKRDADLHHAACNIVKKPGTLYHLYQRPSGQKYFSIVSPKEWGPSCPHPFIGTFKLQHDMSWTPVEEVEKREAEIAIMDKLLSQQTALPPYPGLNFKGLSE from the exons ATGGACAGGACGGTCAGTTTACCGAGCCAGCCCGACAGAACCGCCACCG tgacgctggtggagagcagcagcacgcCCAGCGGGTTGGAGCTGGTCAGCTCCTACCAGACCACCAGAGTGGGAGACCCCATGGACCTGGTGGCTCTGGCAGCTCAAGTCCAGAAG ggggatGAGTTCATAAAGGCCAATGCATGCAACAAGCTGACGGTCATCGCGGACCAGATCCGGTACCTGCAGGAGCAGGCCAGGAAG GCTCTGGAGGAGGCCAAACGGGACGCCGACCTCCACCACGCCGCCTGTAACATCGTGAAGAAGCCCGGCACCTTGTACCACCTCTACCAGCGGCCGTCCGGACAGAAGTACTTCTCCATCGTCTCTCCCAAG GAATGGGGTCCCAGCTGCCCCCACCCCTTCATCGGCACCTTCAAGCTGCAGCACGACATGTCCTGGACCCccgtggaggaggtggagaagagggaggCGGAGATCGCCATCATGGACAAGCTGCTGAGCCAGCAGACGGCCTTACCGCCGTATCCAGGACTCAACTTCAAAGGCCTGTCGGAGtga